From a region of the Bradysia coprophila strain Holo2 chromosome X unlocalized genomic scaffold, BU_Bcop_v1 contig_173, whole genome shotgun sequence genome:
- the LOC119068351 gene encoding acyl-CoA Delta(11) desaturase-like isoform X2 codes for MAPNASTTADCTGVLNEHDAETNDGGLLKKVAPVVRNDKRQVALVWRNIIAFTYVHIAALYGAWLMLTAAKFYTVLFAVLLYVISGLGITAGAHRLWAHRSYKAKLPLRIILIVFNTIAFQDCALHWARDHRVHHKFSETDADPHNATRGFFFSHIGWLLCKKHPDVIEKGKGLDISDLLSDPVLMVQRKYYMLLMPLACFVLPTIVPIYYWNESFVNSFFVATMFRWTFILNATWLVNSAAHKWGDRPYDININPSQNPAVAAFAFGEGWHNYHHVFPWDYKTAELGNYNANMTTAFIDLFAKIGWAYDLKSVSEEIIKRRVERTGDGTHPTWGWGDSDQDQIEIDHAMITHQQQQNKRE; via the exons ATGGCACCAAATGCATCGACCACAGCTGACTGCACCGGTGTTCTCAACGAACATGATGCCGAAACTAACGATGGAGGCTTATTGAAGAAAGTTGCCCCAGTGGTGCGAAATGATAAGAGACAAGTCGCTTTGGTTTGGAGAAACATAATTGCCTTCACATATGTTCACATAGCCGCACTCTACGGAGCGTGGTTAATGCTGACTGCTGCTAAATTTTATACTGTTCTATTCG CCGTACTTTTGTACGTGATATCCGGTTTGGGTATCACAGCCGGAGCGCATCGTTTATGGGCACATCGATCGTACAAAGCGAAACTACCACTTCGAATCATATTGATTGTATTCAACACCATAGCATTTCAAGATTGTGCATTGCATTGGGCACGAGATCATCGTGTACACCATAAATTTTCGGAAACGGACGCTGATCCTCATAATGCAACACG cggatttttcttttcacacaTCGGCTGGCTTCTATGTAAAAAACATCCCGATGTCATTGAAAAAGGAAAAGGTCTTGATATATCCGATCTACTAAGTGATCCAGTTCTGATGGTCCAGAGGAA ATATTACATGCTGTTGATGCCACTCGCTTGCTTCGTACTACCAACAATTGTACCGATATACTACTGGAACGAATCGTttgttaattcattttttgtggcTACAATGTTTCGATGGACTTTCATCTTGAATGCAACATGGCTGGTAAATAGTGCTGCTCATAAATGGGGTGATAGGCCGTATGATAT AAACATCAATCCATCACAAAATCCGGCCGTTGCAGCATTTGCTTTCGGCGAGGGCTGGCACAACTACCATCACGTATTCCCGTGGGACTACAAGACCGCCGAATTGGGCAATTACAATGCCAATATGACAACAGCGTTCATTGATTTGTTTGCCAAAATTGGCTGGGCTTACGATCTGAAATCGGTGTCCGAAGAAATTATCAAGAGGCGCGTTGAACGAACCGGCGACGGAACGCATCCAACATGGGGCTGGGGCGATTCTGATCAGGATCAGATTGAAATCGATCATGCAATGATCAcgcatcaacaacaacaaaataagaGAGAATAA
- the LOC119068351 gene encoding acyl-CoA Delta(11) desaturase-like isoform X1, with the protein MNEQSQKNNCTMAPNASTTADCTGVLNEHDAETNDGGLLKKVAPVVRNDKRQVALVWRNIIAFTYVHIAALYGAWLMLTAAKFYTVLFAVLLYVISGLGITAGAHRLWAHRSYKAKLPLRIILIVFNTIAFQDCALHWARDHRVHHKFSETDADPHNATRGFFFSHIGWLLCKKHPDVIEKGKGLDISDLLSDPVLMVQRKYYMLLMPLACFVLPTIVPIYYWNESFVNSFFVATMFRWTFILNATWLVNSAAHKWGDRPYDININPSQNPAVAAFAFGEGWHNYHHVFPWDYKTAELGNYNANMTTAFIDLFAKIGWAYDLKSVSEEIIKRRVERTGDGTHPTWGWGDSDQDQIEIDHAMITHQQQQNKRE; encoded by the exons AACAAAGccagaaaaataattgtacAATGGCACCAAATGCATCGACCACAGCTGACTGCACCGGTGTTCTCAACGAACATGATGCCGAAACTAACGATGGAGGCTTATTGAAGAAAGTTGCCCCAGTGGTGCGAAATGATAAGAGACAAGTCGCTTTGGTTTGGAGAAACATAATTGCCTTCACATATGTTCACATAGCCGCACTCTACGGAGCGTGGTTAATGCTGACTGCTGCTAAATTTTATACTGTTCTATTCG CCGTACTTTTGTACGTGATATCCGGTTTGGGTATCACAGCCGGAGCGCATCGTTTATGGGCACATCGATCGTACAAAGCGAAACTACCACTTCGAATCATATTGATTGTATTCAACACCATAGCATTTCAAGATTGTGCATTGCATTGGGCACGAGATCATCGTGTACACCATAAATTTTCGGAAACGGACGCTGATCCTCATAATGCAACACG cggatttttcttttcacacaTCGGCTGGCTTCTATGTAAAAAACATCCCGATGTCATTGAAAAAGGAAAAGGTCTTGATATATCCGATCTACTAAGTGATCCAGTTCTGATGGTCCAGAGGAA ATATTACATGCTGTTGATGCCACTCGCTTGCTTCGTACTACCAACAATTGTACCGATATACTACTGGAACGAATCGTttgttaattcattttttgtggcTACAATGTTTCGATGGACTTTCATCTTGAATGCAACATGGCTGGTAAATAGTGCTGCTCATAAATGGGGTGATAGGCCGTATGATAT AAACATCAATCCATCACAAAATCCGGCCGTTGCAGCATTTGCTTTCGGCGAGGGCTGGCACAACTACCATCACGTATTCCCGTGGGACTACAAGACCGCCGAATTGGGCAATTACAATGCCAATATGACAACAGCGTTCATTGATTTGTTTGCCAAAATTGGCTGGGCTTACGATCTGAAATCGGTGTCCGAAGAAATTATCAAGAGGCGCGTTGAACGAACCGGCGACGGAACGCATCCAACATGGGGCTGGGGCGATTCTGATCAGGATCAGATTGAAATCGATCATGCAATGATCAcgcatcaacaacaacaaaataagaGAGAATAA